A genomic stretch from Streptomyces venezuelae ATCC 10712 includes:
- a CDS encoding carbohydrate ABC transporter permease: MDAAVTSEPHAPSNPGPHPEAPPGPPNPPAPAPAAAAAPPGGGLPLPTPHRPGRRARARRENLAGYLFMSPWIAGFLLLTAGPMIASLYFAFTDYNLFDAPTWVGLDNFTEMFGDPRWRTSVEVTSWYVVIGTPLKLAAALGVALLLNQSRRGQGFYRAAFYAPSLVGASVSIAIVWRALFSDGAAIDRGQRFLGLEPGGWIGDPDRIIYALVALTVWQFGAPMVIFLAGLKQVPRELYEAAQVDGAGPWRRFWSITLPMISPVLFFNVLLETIHSFQIFGSAYIIGSQGNACGPADGTLVYTCYLYIQGFENSRMGLASAMAWMLLLAVAVVTAFLFWSQRRWVHYEEGAR, from the coding sequence ATGGACGCCGCCGTGACCTCCGAACCGCACGCCCCGTCGAACCCCGGGCCGCATCCCGAAGCGCCGCCCGGGCCACCGAACCCGCCCGCCCCGGCGCCCGCCGCCGCGGCCGCCCCGCCCGGCGGGGGCCTCCCGCTCCCGACGCCCCACCGACCCGGGCGGCGTGCCCGAGCCCGCCGCGAGAACCTCGCCGGCTACCTCTTCATGTCCCCCTGGATCGCCGGATTCCTCCTGCTCACCGCAGGACCGATGATCGCCTCGCTCTACTTCGCCTTCACCGACTACAACCTCTTCGACGCCCCCACATGGGTCGGCCTCGACAACTTCACCGAGATGTTCGGCGACCCCCGCTGGCGCACCTCCGTCGAAGTGACCAGCTGGTACGTGGTGATCGGCACCCCGCTCAAACTGGCCGCGGCACTCGGCGTCGCCCTGCTGCTCAACCAGAGCCGGCGCGGACAGGGCTTCTACCGGGCCGCGTTCTACGCCCCCTCGCTCGTCGGCGCCAGCGTCTCCATCGCCATCGTGTGGCGGGCCCTGTTCTCCGACGGCGCCGCGATCGACCGGGGACAGCGGTTCCTCGGCCTGGAGCCCGGCGGCTGGATCGGCGACCCCGACCGCATCATCTACGCACTGGTCGCCCTCACCGTCTGGCAGTTCGGCGCCCCCATGGTCATCTTCCTCGCCGGACTCAAACAGGTCCCGCGCGAGCTGTACGAAGCGGCCCAGGTCGACGGTGCGGGCCCCTGGCGGAGGTTCTGGAGCATCACCCTGCCGATGATCTCCCCTGTCCTCTTCTTCAACGTGCTCCTGGAGACCATCCACTCCTTCCAGATCTTCGGCTCCGCCTACATCATCGGCAGCCAGGGCAACGCCTGCGGACCGGCCGACGGCACCCTCGTCTACACCTGCTACCTCTACATCCAGGGCTTCGAGAACAGCCGGATGGGACTCGCCTCGGCGATGGCCTGGATGCTGCTGCTCGCCGTCGCGGTGGTCACGGCGTTCCTTTTCTGGTCCCAGCGGCGCTGGGTGCACTACGAGGAGGGGGCCCGATGA
- a CDS encoding carbohydrate ABC transporter permease, with product MSLVRTRPGPETRTRTRAGGPAGARAGRSAGSLAWHLGALAVLAVILYPVVWVIGGSFKPNDEIVGSLALFPTDPITDNYRRLADGIADIPITTFFGNSLFLAVGSVIGVVLSSSLAAYAFAKIGFAGRGLLFTAMIGTLLLPYHVLLIPQYVLFQKLELINTYTPLLLGKYLATDAFFVFLMLQFMRGLPKELDEAARLDGCGHLRTYWSIVLPLCRPALITSAIFTFINAWNDFMGPLIYLNEPEKYTVSLGLKMFVDQDGVANYGGMIAMSLVALLPVVAFFLAFQRYLIDGMATSGLK from the coding sequence ATGAGCCTCGTACGCACCCGGCCCGGCCCCGAGACCCGGACCCGGACCCGGGCCGGCGGGCCGGCCGGCGCGCGAGCCGGCCGCTCGGCGGGCTCCCTCGCCTGGCACCTCGGGGCGCTCGCCGTCCTGGCCGTCATCCTCTACCCCGTGGTGTGGGTCATCGGCGGCTCGTTCAAACCGAACGACGAGATCGTCGGCAGCCTCGCCCTCTTCCCCACCGACCCCATCACCGACAACTACCGGCGCCTCGCCGACGGCATCGCCGACATCCCCATCACCACCTTCTTCGGCAACTCCCTCTTCCTGGCCGTCGGTTCGGTCATCGGCGTGGTCCTCTCCAGCTCCCTCGCGGCCTACGCCTTCGCCAAGATCGGCTTCGCCGGACGCGGACTGCTCTTCACCGCCATGATCGGCACGCTGCTCCTGCCGTACCACGTGCTGCTCATCCCGCAGTACGTGCTCTTCCAGAAGCTCGAACTCATCAACACCTACACGCCGTTGCTGCTCGGCAAGTACCTGGCCACGGACGCCTTCTTCGTCTTCCTCATGCTCCAGTTCATGCGCGGACTGCCCAAGGAACTCGACGAGGCGGCGCGGCTCGACGGCTGCGGGCACCTGCGGACGTACTGGTCGATCGTGCTGCCGCTGTGCCGGCCCGCGCTCATCACCAGCGCCATCTTCACCTTCATCAACGCCTGGAACGACTTCATGGGACCGCTGATCTACCTCAACGAACCCGAGAAGTACACCGTCTCCCTCGGCCTCAAGATGTTCGTCGACCAGGACGGCGTCGCCAACTACGGCGGCATGATCGCGATGTCGCTCGTCGCGCTGCTCCCGGTGGTGGCCTTCTTCCTCGCCTTCCAGCGATACCTCATCGACGGCATGGCCACGTCGGGGCTCAAATGA
- a CDS encoding rhamnogalacturonan acetylesterase, which translates to MRKRATLAVAATLLGALAAAPTAHASPVDGPYGQGLDHCTATDTGALTCHFDVAPGTYDVSVTLGGEERGSTAVAGETRRALLAETVTGAGQRVARSFTVDVRDPEGEPTGPAGSPGLDLVIGGGAPSVTALRVTPARAARRLLLVGDSTVCDQPGDPYSGWGQMLPVHLKRGIAVANHADSGESTVSFLANPALFDRVEAAIRPGDPVLIQLAHNDKQTDAATYRANLTTLVERVRARGGEPVLVTPVVRRWFSPDGTLNNGTALLVNGLGVDHPAEIRALAAGLGTPLIDLTALTKRRVEALGPEASKALYLTTEKRDNTHTSVRGATEYAALVAAELRALGIVPDRLLR; encoded by the coding sequence ATGAGGAAGAGAGCCACGCTCGCCGTCGCGGCGACGCTGCTCGGCGCCCTCGCCGCCGCACCCACCGCCCACGCTTCACCCGTCGACGGCCCCTACGGCCAGGGCCTCGACCACTGCACCGCCACGGACACCGGCGCCCTCACCTGCCACTTCGACGTCGCGCCGGGCACGTACGACGTCTCCGTGACCCTCGGCGGCGAGGAGCGCGGGTCCACCGCCGTCGCCGGCGAGACCCGGCGCGCCCTGCTGGCCGAGACCGTCACCGGGGCCGGGCAGCGCGTCGCGCGGTCGTTCACCGTGGACGTGCGCGACCCGGAGGGCGAGCCCACCGGGCCCGCCGGCAGCCCGGGCCTCGACCTGGTGATCGGCGGCGGGGCGCCGAGCGTCACGGCGCTCCGGGTCACCCCCGCCCGCGCGGCCCGGCGGCTCCTCCTCGTCGGGGACTCGACCGTCTGCGACCAGCCGGGCGACCCGTACAGCGGCTGGGGCCAGATGCTCCCCGTCCATCTGAAGCGGGGGATCGCGGTCGCCAACCACGCCGACTCCGGCGAGAGCACCGTCAGCTTCCTGGCGAACCCGGCGCTCTTCGACCGGGTCGAGGCCGCGATCCGGCCCGGCGACCCCGTCCTGATCCAGCTCGCCCACAACGACAAGCAGACGGACGCGGCCACCTACCGCGCCAACCTGACCACGCTGGTCGAACGGGTACGGGCCAGGGGCGGCGAACCCGTCCTCGTCACCCCGGTCGTCCGGCGCTGGTTCAGCCCGGACGGCACCCTGAACAACGGCACCGCCCTGCTCGTCAACGGGCTAGGCGTGGACCATCCCGCCGAGATCCGGGCCCTCGCGGCCGGCCTCGGCACCCCGCTGATCGATCTGACCGCCCTCACCAAGCGCCGGGTCGAGGCACTGGGACCCGAGGCGTCGAAGGCGCTGTACCTGACCACGGAGAAACGGGACAACACCCACACCTCGGTGCGCGGGGCCACGGAGTACGCGGCCCTGGTCGCCGCCGAGCTGCGGGCCCTGGGCATCGTCCCGGACCGGCTGCTCCGCTGA
- a CDS encoding DUF4328 domain-containing protein, with the protein MDAYNVPVGPAAVRGPRYRFRNPARPAFVVQSLIAAQALTDVYVIATGGEDSPWLADGMVPWPGVLQVSCWIAFLFWFHRVRCNAEVLAPGRHRYRPAFALGAWIVPLAMWWVPRRITLDIQRAGGTPRDVWLINAWWSVWLLDGPLSVTFHLLVLGRWDYHGPVDEGIAVLCAVLAIALVRRVTAGQPAGPLPYFNMT; encoded by the coding sequence ATGGACGCGTACAACGTGCCCGTCGGACCGGCCGCCGTACGGGGGCCGCGCTACCGGTTCCGCAATCCGGCCCGGCCGGCGTTCGTGGTGCAGTCGCTGATCGCCGCCCAGGCCCTCACCGACGTCTACGTCATCGCGACCGGCGGCGAGGACTCGCCCTGGCTCGCCGACGGCATGGTCCCGTGGCCGGGCGTGCTCCAGGTGTCGTGCTGGATCGCGTTCCTCTTCTGGTTCCACCGGGTGCGTTGCAACGCCGAGGTCCTCGCCCCCGGCCGCCACAGGTACCGTCCGGCCTTCGCCCTCGGCGCCTGGATCGTCCCGCTGGCCATGTGGTGGGTGCCGCGCCGCATCACCCTCGACATCCAGCGGGCCGGCGGGACCCCACGCGACGTGTGGCTGATCAACGCCTGGTGGTCGGTCTGGCTCCTCGACGGTCCGCTCTCGGTCACCTTCCACCTCCTGGTCCTCGGCCGGTGGGACTACCACGGCCCGGTCGACGAGGGCATCGCCGTCCTCTGCGCGGTCCTCGCGATCGCGCTCGTCCGCAGGGTGACCGCCGGGCAGCCCGCCGGCCCCCTGCCGTACTTCAACATGACCTGA